One genomic region from Jiangella sp. DSM 45060 encodes:
- a CDS encoding TetR/AcrR family transcriptional regulator: MAARQPGTLTPAGQRLLDTASTLFYRHGIRAVGVDAIAEAAGTTKKTLYDRFGSKDALVALYLGRRFERWQAFVAAYLDEHAPDPGPGRVLAVYDALAEWQRDAERGCAFVNAFAEIGGTEHPGVAVIRAEKETTRALYVRLVAEAGVPEAAATELGLRLALLHEGALVTMTAGGQPDALTHARAAAADLLTAVLN, translated from the coding sequence ATGGCCGCACGGCAACCGGGCACCCTCACGCCCGCGGGACAGCGGCTGCTCGACACCGCGAGCACGCTGTTCTACCGGCACGGCATCCGCGCCGTCGGCGTCGACGCCATCGCCGAGGCGGCGGGGACCACGAAGAAGACGCTGTACGACCGGTTCGGCTCGAAGGACGCGCTGGTCGCGCTGTACCTGGGCCGCCGGTTCGAGCGGTGGCAGGCGTTCGTCGCCGCGTATCTCGACGAGCACGCGCCCGACCCCGGGCCGGGCCGGGTGCTGGCGGTGTACGACGCGCTCGCGGAGTGGCAGCGCGACGCCGAGCGGGGGTGCGCGTTCGTCAACGCGTTCGCCGAGATCGGCGGCACCGAGCATCCCGGCGTCGCGGTCATCCGGGCGGAGAAGGAGACGACCCGGGCGCTCTACGTCCGCCTGGTCGCCGAGGCCGGGGTCCCCGAGGCTGCGGCGACGGAGCTGGGCCTGCGGCTGGCACTGCTGCATGAGGGCGCCCTGGTGACGATGACCGCCGGCGGTCAGCCCGACGCGCTGACGCACGCCCGCGCGGCCGCCGCCGACCTGCTGACGGCAGTCCTGAACTGA
- a CDS encoding DMT family transporter: MTTTQRASGPGGPSSGGSGSGGSGSGGSGSGGPAAPARRAPRAPGTSRTSAVDVGAAAALVVFWSSGFVGARLGTQYAPADTLLAWRYLVAAALLLPVVAPSLLRLARRDLGRHAVVGLLSQTLYLGGVVTGIGLGVPAGTAALIAALQPLVVATAARRLLGESVSGRARLGLWLGLAGVGIVVASDVGGGGPAWIYLLPVGGMLALSAGTVLEQRWRPTGGLAVSLSVHVAVAAVAFTGEAVAFGRLTVPSAGGFWWAVAWVLVLSTAGGYGAYLLVLRRGGATRVSSLLYLTPPTTAVWAWLMFGDSLGVATLLGFAVCAVAVWLVLAGRGGGPVRRAPVRRGRVRRAPVRRGRVRRAAVR, from the coding sequence ATGACCACGACGCAGCGCGCTTCCGGTCCCGGCGGCCCGAGCTCCGGCGGATCGGGCTCGGGCGGTTCGGGGTCGGGCGGTTCGGGCTCCGGCGGCCCGGCCGCCCCCGCACGCCGTGCCCCGCGGGCGCCGGGCACGTCCCGCACCTCCGCCGTCGACGTCGGCGCGGCGGCGGCGCTCGTCGTGTTCTGGAGCAGCGGGTTCGTCGGCGCCCGGCTCGGCACCCAATACGCGCCCGCCGACACGTTGCTGGCCTGGCGCTACCTCGTCGCCGCGGCGCTGCTGCTGCCCGTCGTCGCGCCGTCGCTGCTGCGGCTGGCCCGTCGCGACCTCGGCCGGCACGCCGTCGTCGGACTGTTGTCGCAGACGCTGTACCTCGGCGGCGTCGTGACGGGCATCGGTCTCGGTGTCCCGGCGGGCACGGCGGCGCTGATCGCGGCCCTGCAGCCTCTGGTCGTCGCCACGGCGGCGCGCCGACTGCTGGGCGAATCGGTCAGCGGCCGCGCCCGGCTCGGGCTGTGGCTGGGCCTGGCCGGCGTCGGCATCGTCGTCGCCTCCGACGTCGGTGGTGGCGGGCCGGCCTGGATCTACCTGCTGCCGGTCGGCGGGATGCTGGCATTGTCGGCGGGGACGGTGCTGGAGCAGCGCTGGCGGCCGACCGGCGGGCTGGCGGTGTCGTTGAGCGTGCACGTGGCCGTCGCCGCGGTGGCGTTCACCGGCGAGGCGGTCGCCTTCGGGCGGCTCACCGTGCCGTCGGCGGGCGGTTTCTGGTGGGCGGTCGCGTGGGTGCTGGTGCTGTCGACCGCCGGTGGATACGGCGCCTACCTGCTGGTGCTGCGCCGCGGCGGGGCGACTCGGGTGAGCAGCCTGCTCTACCTGACCCCGCCGACGACGGCGGTGTGGGCCTGGCTGATGTTCGGCGATTCCCTCGGCGTGGCGACGCTCCTCGGGTTCGCCGTGTGCGCCGTGGCGGTGTGGTTGGTTCTTGCGGGCCGAGGCGGGGGCCCGGTTCGCCGGGCGCCGGTTCGCCGGGGTCGGGTTCGCCGGGCGCCGGTTCGCCGGGGTCGGGTTCGCCGGGCGGCCGTACGCTGA
- a CDS encoding glycerol-3-phosphate dehydrogenase/oxidase — MTGVTERAETAGPSARLGPQARRDNWDRLGSEHFDVVVIGGGVVGTGAALDAVTRGLRVALVEARDFAAGTSSRSSKLFHGGLRYLEQFEFGLVREALHERELMLTLIAPHLVKPVAFLYPLKHRWWERPYTATGLLMYDTLGGARSVPGQKHLTRAGALRLFPGLRHDALIGGVRYYDAQSDDARHTLTVARTAAHYGAVVRSSTQVIAFLREADRITGVRVRDVETGAEQEVTADVVVNCTGVWTDEMQRLAGTRGRFRVRSSKGVHIVVPRDRIAAESGLILRTEKSVLFVIPWRNHWIIGTTDTDWNFDLAHPAATKADIDYILEHVNAVLATPLTHDDIEGVYAGLRPLLAGESEQSSKLSREHAVARPAPGMVAIAGGKYTTYRVMAKDAIDAARADLRGWIRPSITDKVPLVGADGYHALVNQVDRLADEYGVHPHRLRHLLDRYGSMVYEVLALAEGRPELLQPIPGSADYLQVEVVYAVTHEAALHISDVLTRRTRISIEYPHRGLESADAVARLMADTLGWDDATIAREVDVYRKRVEAERASQTEPDDQAADDARSAAPEFRPGVAEPVV, encoded by the coding sequence GTGACCGGTGTGACTGAGCGGGCCGAGACCGCCGGACCGAGCGCCCGGCTGGGGCCGCAGGCTCGGCGGGACAACTGGGACCGGCTGGGCTCCGAGCACTTCGACGTCGTGGTCATCGGCGGCGGCGTGGTCGGCACCGGAGCCGCGCTCGACGCCGTCACCCGCGGGCTGCGCGTGGCGCTGGTCGAGGCGCGCGACTTCGCCGCCGGCACGTCCAGCCGGTCGAGCAAGCTGTTCCACGGCGGACTGCGCTACCTCGAGCAGTTCGAGTTCGGCCTGGTCCGCGAGGCGCTGCACGAGCGCGAGCTCATGCTGACGCTCATCGCGCCGCACCTGGTGAAGCCGGTGGCGTTCCTCTACCCGCTCAAGCACCGCTGGTGGGAGCGCCCGTACACCGCCACCGGGCTGCTCATGTACGACACCCTGGGCGGCGCCCGGTCCGTGCCGGGGCAGAAGCACCTCACCCGGGCCGGCGCGCTGCGGCTGTTCCCCGGCCTGCGCCACGACGCCCTCATCGGCGGCGTCCGCTACTACGACGCCCAGTCCGACGACGCCCGCCACACCCTCACCGTCGCCCGCACCGCCGCCCACTACGGCGCCGTCGTGCGGTCGTCCACCCAGGTCATCGCGTTCCTGCGCGAGGCCGACCGCATCACCGGCGTCCGCGTCCGCGACGTCGAGACCGGCGCCGAGCAGGAGGTCACCGCCGACGTCGTCGTCAACTGCACCGGGGTGTGGACCGACGAGATGCAGCGGCTGGCCGGCACCCGCGGCCGGTTCCGGGTGCGGTCCAGCAAGGGCGTGCACATCGTCGTCCCGCGCGACCGCATCGCCGCCGAGAGCGGGCTGATCCTGCGCACGGAGAAGTCGGTGCTGTTCGTCATCCCGTGGCGCAACCACTGGATCATCGGCACCACCGACACCGACTGGAACTTCGACCTCGCCCACCCGGCCGCCACCAAGGCCGACATCGACTACATCCTCGAGCACGTCAACGCCGTCCTCGCCACCCCGCTCACCCACGACGACATCGAGGGCGTGTACGCGGGGCTGCGGCCGCTGCTGGCCGGCGAGAGCGAGCAGAGCTCGAAGCTGTCGCGCGAGCACGCGGTGGCCCGGCCGGCGCCCGGCATGGTCGCCATCGCCGGCGGGAAGTACACCACGTACCGGGTCATGGCCAAGGACGCCATCGACGCCGCCCGCGCCGATCTTCGCGGCTGGATCCGCCCGTCCATCACCGACAAGGTCCCCCTCGTCGGCGCCGACGGCTACCACGCCCTCGTCAACCAGGTCGACCGCCTGGCCGACGAGTACGGCGTCCACCCGCACCGGCTGCGGCACCTGCTCGACCGCTACGGCTCGATGGTCTACGAGGTGCTGGCGCTGGCCGAGGGCCGGCCGGAACTGCTGCAGCCCATCCCCGGCTCCGCCGACTACCTCCAGGTCGAGGTCGTCTACGCGGTCACGCACGAGGCGGCGCTGCACATCAGCGACGTGCTGACCCGGCGTACGCGCATCAGCATCGAGTACCCGCACCGCGGCCTCGAATCCGCCGACGCCGTCGCCCGGCTCATGGCCGATACCCTCGGCTGGGACGACGCCACCATCGCCCGCGAGGTCGACGTCTACCGCAAGCGCGTCGAAGCCGAACGCGCTTCCCAGACCGAGCCCGACGACCAAGCCGCCGACGACGCCCGCTCCGCCGCCCCCGAGTTCCGCCCCGGCGTCGCCGAACCGGTCGTCTGA
- a CDS encoding MIP/aquaporin family protein, with translation MDLSFGEIFQSEFLGTAMLTLLGCGVVATAILTQSKGLGGGWLLINFGWGLAVFAGVYVAFDSGAHINPAVTFGMAVEGTTEWSDVPAYLLGEFSGAFVGAVVAWAAFKQHFDAEEDQGKQLGVFSTGPQIRNPMWNTVTEIVGTFVLLFVIFSFGNSPADLGPLPVALLVVGIGASLGGPTGYAINPARDLGPRIAHALLPIRGKGSSDWGYSWVPVVGPIIGGILGALLAKAVY, from the coding sequence ATGGACCTGAGTTTCGGCGAGATCTTCCAGAGCGAGTTCCTCGGCACAGCGATGCTGACGCTGCTGGGTTGTGGTGTGGTCGCCACCGCCATCCTCACGCAGAGCAAGGGGCTCGGCGGCGGCTGGTTGCTCATCAACTTCGGCTGGGGCCTCGCGGTCTTCGCCGGTGTGTACGTGGCCTTCGACTCCGGCGCTCACATCAACCCGGCCGTGACGTTCGGCATGGCCGTCGAGGGCACCACCGAGTGGTCCGACGTCCCCGCGTATCTCCTCGGAGAGTTCAGCGGCGCCTTCGTCGGCGCCGTCGTCGCGTGGGCGGCCTTCAAGCAGCACTTCGACGCCGAAGAGGACCAGGGCAAGCAGCTGGGTGTGTTCTCGACCGGCCCGCAGATCCGCAACCCGATGTGGAACACGGTGACGGAGATCGTCGGCACCTTCGTGCTGCTGTTCGTCATCTTCTCGTTCGGCAACTCGCCGGCCGACCTCGGACCGCTGCCCGTCGCCCTGCTGGTCGTCGGCATCGGCGCCTCGCTCGGTGGCCCGACCGGTTACGCCATCAACCCGGCCCGTGACCTCGGACCCCGCATCGCGCACGCGCTCCTCCCCATCCGGGGCAAGGGCTCGAGCGACTGGGGCTACTCCTGGGTGCCCGTGGTGGGCCCGATCATCGGTGGCATCCTCGGAGCCCTGCTCGCCAAGGCGGTCTACTGA
- the glpK gene encoding glycerol kinase GlpK encodes MSQYVAAIDQGTTSTRCMIFDHSGRVVSVDQREHKQIFPQAGWVEHDPEEVWRNTREVCAGALAKRDLVTSDVVAVGITNQRETAVVWDRTTGKPVYNAIVWQDTRTDRIVDQLGKDGGPDRYRARTGLPLATYFSGPKVKWILDNVDGARAKAEAGDLLFGNMDTWVLWNATGGPDGGLHYTDPTNASRTMLMDLDTLSWAEEHAADMGIPMSMLPEIRSSSEVYGNIRERGAFGGLPVAGILGDQQAATFGQACLSPGEAKNTYGTGNFVLLNTGTEKVMSENGLLTTVCYKIGDNDAVYALEGSIAVTGSLVQWLRDNLGIISAAPDIEPLASSVDDNGGAYFVPAFSGLFAPYWRSDARGAIVGLTRFVNKGHVARAVLEATAFQSREVIDAMNADSGVDLTSLKVDGGMVQNELLMQFQADILGVPVIRPVVAETTALGAAYAAGLAVGFWGSEDDIRTNWAQDKQWDPSMDEAHREKIYNTWKKAVTKTFDWVEAE; translated from the coding sequence ATGAGTCAGTACGTAGCCGCCATCGATCAGGGCACCACCTCGACACGGTGCATGATCTTCGATCACTCCGGCCGGGTGGTCTCCGTCGACCAGCGGGAGCACAAGCAGATCTTCCCGCAGGCCGGCTGGGTCGAGCACGACCCGGAGGAGGTCTGGCGCAACACCCGTGAGGTCTGCGCGGGGGCACTGGCCAAGCGCGATCTCGTCACCAGCGACGTCGTGGCCGTCGGCATCACGAACCAGCGCGAGACGGCCGTCGTCTGGGACCGCACGACCGGGAAGCCGGTCTACAACGCGATCGTGTGGCAGGACACCCGCACCGACCGCATCGTCGACCAGCTGGGCAAGGACGGCGGACCGGACCGGTACCGCGCGCGGACCGGCCTGCCGCTGGCGACCTACTTCTCCGGGCCGAAGGTGAAGTGGATCCTCGACAACGTCGACGGCGCGCGGGCCAAGGCCGAGGCCGGCGACCTGCTGTTCGGCAACATGGACACCTGGGTGCTGTGGAACGCCACGGGTGGGCCTGACGGCGGGCTGCACTACACCGACCCGACCAACGCCTCGCGCACCATGCTGATGGACCTCGACACGCTGTCGTGGGCCGAGGAGCACGCCGCCGACATGGGCATCCCGATGTCGATGCTGCCGGAGATCCGGTCGTCGTCGGAGGTGTACGGGAACATCCGCGAGCGCGGCGCGTTCGGCGGTCTGCCCGTGGCCGGGATCCTCGGCGACCAGCAGGCGGCCACATTCGGCCAGGCCTGCCTGTCGCCGGGCGAGGCGAAGAACACGTACGGCACCGGCAACTTCGTCCTGCTCAACACCGGGACGGAGAAGGTGATGAGCGAGAACGGCCTGCTCACCACCGTCTGCTACAAGATCGGCGACAACGACGCCGTCTACGCGCTGGAGGGCTCCATCGCGGTCACCGGCTCGCTGGTGCAGTGGTTGCGCGACAACCTCGGCATCATCAGCGCGGCGCCCGACATCGAGCCGCTGGCCAGCAGCGTCGACGACAACGGCGGCGCGTACTTCGTGCCGGCGTTCTCCGGTCTGTTCGCGCCGTACTGGCGGTCCGACGCCCGGGGGGCGATCGTCGGGCTGACCCGGTTCGTCAACAAGGGGCATGTCGCCCGCGCGGTCCTGGAGGCCACGGCCTTCCAGTCCCGCGAGGTCATCGACGCCATGAACGCCGACTCCGGGGTCGATCTGACCTCGCTCAAGGTCGACGGCGGCATGGTGCAGAACGAGCTGCTCATGCAGTTCCAGGCCGACATCCTCGGCGTCCCGGTCATCCGGCCGGTCGTCGCGGAGACGACGGCGCTCGGCGCGGCCTACGCGGCCGGCCTGGCCGTCGGGTTCTGGGGCAGCGAGGACGACATCCGCACCAACTGGGCACAGGACAAGCAGTGGGACCCGTCGATGGACGAGGCCCACCGCGAGAAGATCTACAACACCTGGAAGAAGGCCGTCACGAAGACCTTCGACTGGGTCGAGGCCGAGTAA
- the aroA gene encoding 3-phosphoshikimate 1-carboxyvinyltransferase: protein MTDTTAPLWPAPTAAAPVDATVALPGSKSITNRALVLAALADGPSQVRYPLLARDTRLMLEALRTLGAGIETEADAVRVTPGPVRGDAAVDTGLAGTVMRFVPPVAALASGDVRFDGDAQARLRPMGTVLDALRALGVAIDDGGRGVLPFTVAGTGAVPGGDVTIDASASSQFVSGLLLSAPRYDKGVTVHHDGKPVPSQPHIDMTVAMLRERGVEVDDATANTWRVEPGAVRAVDAVVEPDLSNAAPFLAAALLTGGTVRVPRWPSATTQPGAQLRDLLAHMGASVSLEDGVLTVRGTGTVLGLDADLHDVGELTPVLAALAAVASTPSRLRGIAHLRGHETDRLAALAAEITGLGGDVTETEDGLAIRPAPLRGGVFRSYADHRMAQAGAVLGLVVPGVEVEDIATTSKTLADFPGMWAALLDAEPTA from the coding sequence ATGACCGACACCACTGCCCCGCTCTGGCCTGCACCGACCGCCGCCGCGCCGGTCGACGCCACCGTCGCGCTGCCCGGCTCGAAGTCCATCACCAACCGTGCGCTCGTGCTCGCCGCGCTCGCCGACGGCCCGTCGCAGGTCCGGTATCCGCTGCTGGCGCGCGACACCCGGCTCATGCTCGAGGCGCTGCGCACGCTCGGCGCCGGCATCGAGACCGAGGCCGACGCCGTGCGCGTCACGCCCGGCCCGGTCCGCGGCGACGCCGCCGTCGACACCGGGCTGGCCGGCACGGTCATGCGGTTCGTGCCGCCGGTCGCGGCGCTGGCCAGCGGCGACGTCCGGTTCGACGGTGACGCGCAGGCCCGGCTGCGGCCCATGGGCACCGTGCTCGACGCGCTGCGGGCGCTCGGGGTCGCCATCGACGACGGCGGGCGCGGCGTGCTGCCGTTCACCGTCGCCGGCACCGGCGCGGTCCCCGGCGGCGACGTCACCATCGACGCGTCGGCGTCGTCGCAGTTCGTCAGCGGGCTGCTGCTGTCGGCGCCGCGCTACGACAAGGGCGTCACCGTCCACCACGACGGCAAGCCGGTCCCGTCGCAGCCGCACATCGACATGACGGTGGCCATGCTGCGCGAGCGCGGCGTCGAGGTCGACGACGCCACGGCGAACACCTGGCGGGTCGAGCCGGGCGCCGTCCGCGCCGTCGACGCCGTCGTCGAGCCCGATCTCTCCAACGCCGCGCCGTTCCTCGCCGCCGCGCTGCTCACCGGCGGCACGGTCCGGGTGCCGCGCTGGCCGTCGGCCACCACGCAGCCGGGCGCGCAGCTGCGCGACCTGCTGGCCCACATGGGCGCGTCCGTGTCGCTGGAGGACGGCGTGCTGACGGTGCGCGGCACCGGCACGGTGCTCGGCCTCGACGCCGACCTCCACGACGTCGGCGAGCTGACCCCCGTCCTGGCCGCGCTCGCCGCCGTCGCCAGCACGCCGTCGCGGCTGCGCGGCATCGCGCACCTGCGCGGGCACGAGACCGACCGGCTGGCCGCGCTGGCCGCCGAGATCACCGGGCTCGGCGGCGACGTCACGGAGACCGAGGACGGGCTGGCGATCCGGCCGGCGCCGCTGCGCGGCGGCGTGTTCCGCAGCTACGCCGACCACCGCATGGCGCAGGCCGGCGCCGTCCTGGGGCTGGTGGTCCCGGGCGTCGAGGTCGAGGACATCGCGACCACCTCGAAGACGCTGGCCGACTTCCCCGGCATGTGGGCCGCCCTGCTCGATGCGGAGCCCACCGCGTGA
- the rsgA gene encoding ribosome small subunit-dependent GTPase A — MARRTAASSYDERDVKVRPGRGSRPRSKLRPAHADATPGLVIAVDRGRYTCVLDDRTVTAMTARELGRKAVVVGDRVGLVGDVSGAPGSLARIVRVETRATVLRRTADDDDPVERVIVANADQLMIVTAVADPEPRPRLIDRALVAAFDAGIEPLLCLTKADLADPGPLLATYAPLQVPAVVTRLAPGAPEADADVGDVAGHLRDRVTVLVGHSGVGKSTLVNELVPGADRATGQVNVVTGRGRHTSTSAVALALPEGGWVIDTPGIRSFGLAHVDPDRLIHAFPDLAAETPACPRGCNHVDGAPECGLDAALAAGRVDPERLASYRRLLASRDRQAGD; from the coding sequence ATGGCCCGGCGGACCGCCGCCTCGTCCTACGACGAGCGCGACGTCAAGGTCCGCCCGGGGCGCGGCTCGCGGCCGCGCAGCAAGCTCCGCCCGGCCCACGCCGACGCCACGCCGGGCTTGGTCATCGCCGTCGACCGCGGCCGGTACACCTGCGTGCTCGACGACCGGACTGTGACGGCGATGACGGCGCGCGAGCTGGGCCGCAAGGCCGTCGTCGTCGGCGACCGCGTCGGCCTGGTCGGCGACGTGTCCGGCGCGCCCGGCTCACTGGCCCGCATCGTGCGGGTCGAGACGCGGGCCACGGTGCTGCGGCGCACCGCCGACGACGACGATCCGGTCGAGCGGGTCATCGTCGCCAATGCCGACCAGCTGATGATCGTCACCGCCGTCGCCGACCCCGAGCCGCGACCGCGGCTGATCGACCGCGCCCTTGTGGCCGCGTTCGACGCCGGGATCGAGCCGCTGCTGTGCCTCACCAAGGCCGACCTCGCCGACCCCGGCCCGCTGCTGGCCACGTACGCGCCGCTGCAGGTCCCGGCGGTCGTGACCCGGCTGGCGCCGGGGGCGCCCGAGGCCGACGCCGACGTCGGCGACGTCGCCGGGCACCTGCGCGACCGCGTCACCGTCCTCGTCGGCCATTCCGGCGTCGGCAAGTCGACACTGGTGAACGAGCTGGTGCCGGGCGCCGACCGCGCGACCGGCCAGGTCAACGTCGTCACCGGGCGAGGCCGGCACACGTCGACCAGCGCGGTGGCGCTGGCGCTGCCCGAGGGCGGCTGGGTCATCGACACGCCGGGCATCCGCTCGTTCGGCCTGGCGCACGTCGACCCCGACCGCCTCATCCACGCCTTCCCCGACCTCGCCGCCGAGACGCCGGCGTGCCCGCGGGGTTGCAACCACGTCGACGGCGCGCCGGAATGCGGGCTGGACGCCGCCCTGGCCGCCGGGCGGGTCGACCCCGAGCGCCTGGCGTCGTACCGCCGGCTGCTGGCCAGCCGCGACCGCCAGGCGGGCGACTGA
- the hisN gene encoding histidinol-phosphatase — translation MVAHDDDLRFAHVLADDADSQTMSRFRAPDLRVETKADQSPVTDADKATEEAIRRTLGRARPRDAVVGEEFGAGGYGARRWVVDPIDGTKNYLRGVPVWATLIALMVEDEVVAGVVSAPALGRRWWAARGTGAYTGRSLSSATRCRVSAVTSLERASLSYSSLSGWEERGLLPAFLDLTRACWRTRAYGDFWSYMLLADGAVDIAAEPELALHDMAAPSIVVEEAGGRFTGLDGVAGPLGGDALATNGPLHSDVLARLTPAEPA, via the coding sequence ATCGTGGCCCATGACGACGACCTCCGCTTCGCTCACGTCCTGGCCGACGACGCCGATTCGCAGACGATGTCGCGGTTCCGGGCCCCCGACCTGCGGGTCGAGACCAAGGCCGACCAGTCCCCGGTCACCGACGCGGACAAGGCCACCGAGGAGGCGATCCGGCGGACGCTGGGGCGGGCGCGACCCCGCGATGCCGTCGTCGGCGAGGAGTTCGGCGCCGGCGGCTACGGCGCCCGCCGCTGGGTCGTCGACCCGATCGACGGCACCAAGAACTACCTGCGCGGCGTCCCCGTCTGGGCCACGCTGATCGCGCTGATGGTCGAGGACGAGGTCGTCGCCGGCGTCGTCTCCGCCCCGGCGCTGGGGCGGCGCTGGTGGGCGGCGCGCGGCACCGGCGCCTACACCGGCCGGTCGCTGTCGTCGGCCACCCGCTGCCGGGTATCGGCCGTGACGTCGCTGGAGCGGGCCTCGCTGTCCTACTCGTCGCTGTCCGGCTGGGAGGAGCGCGGGCTGCTGCCGGCCTTCCTGGACCTCACCCGGGCCTGCTGGCGCACCCGCGCCTACGGCGACTTCTGGTCGTACATGCTGCTGGCCGACGGCGCCGTGGACATCGCGGCAGAGCCGGAGCTGGCCCTGCACGACATGGCCGCCCCGTCGATCGTGGTCGAAGAGGCCGGCGGCCGCTTCACCGGCCTCGACGGCGTGGCGGGACCGCTGGGTGGCGACGCGCTCGCCACGAACGGCCCCCTCCACTCCGACGTGCTGGCTCGCCTCACCCCGGCGGAACCGGCCTGA
- a CDS encoding MFS transporter produces MTEIVERAGRREWVGLVVLTIPALLASMDLSVLFMAAPWLSAELEPSGTQLLWIMDIYGFLMAGLLITMGSLGDRIGRRRLLLAGAVAFGAASLLAAYATSPETLIAARALLGIGGATLAPSTLSLIRGMFHDANQRRAAIGVWTAAFTGGVAVGPIIGGLLLEHFWWGSVFLINLPVMVLLLIVGPLLLPESRNPDHGGIDVLSAVLSLAAVLPVIYGIKEIAADAAVTASAVATIAAGLLLGVVFVRRQLTLGDPMIDVRLFRNPAFSAAVGTNAAVTFATAGMGAIAVQYVQLVLGIRPFAAALWMLPTVGGTMVGIAVANLVVRRVSQGIVVGAGAAVAALGFVLVAMTVEVDSHVGVVIACYTVLVAGVGMAASLVIDLIVGSAPPERSGSAAATSETAGELGAATGIAVLGSVAVAVYGDELRGGLPDGVSGPAADAATGSLGAAAAVAEQLPAAAAEPLMAAARLAFTQGFTMTAAVGAVVVGVTALLAVVLLRRVRPGAAAVVEQAG; encoded by the coding sequence ATGACCGAGATCGTCGAGCGGGCCGGCCGCCGGGAATGGGTGGGCCTCGTCGTCCTCACCATCCCGGCGCTGCTGGCGTCGATGGACCTGTCCGTGCTGTTCATGGCCGCGCCCTGGCTGAGTGCCGAACTGGAGCCCAGCGGCACCCAGCTGCTGTGGATCATGGACATCTACGGCTTCCTGATGGCCGGGCTGCTCATCACCATGGGGTCGCTCGGCGACCGCATCGGGCGGCGCCGGCTGCTGCTGGCCGGCGCGGTGGCGTTCGGCGCGGCGTCGCTGCTGGCCGCCTACGCCACCAGTCCGGAGACGCTGATCGCCGCGCGGGCGCTGCTCGGCATCGGCGGCGCGACCCTGGCGCCGTCGACGCTGTCGCTGATCCGCGGCATGTTCCACGACGCGAACCAGCGGCGGGCCGCCATCGGGGTGTGGACCGCCGCCTTCACCGGCGGCGTGGCGGTCGGCCCGATCATCGGCGGGCTGCTGCTCGAGCACTTCTGGTGGGGGTCGGTGTTCCTCATCAACCTGCCCGTCATGGTGCTGCTGCTGATCGTCGGGCCGCTGTTGCTGCCGGAGTCGCGCAACCCGGACCACGGCGGCATCGACGTCCTCAGTGCCGTGCTGTCACTGGCAGCGGTGCTCCCGGTGATCTACGGCATCAAAGAGATCGCCGCCGACGCCGCCGTCACCGCGTCCGCGGTGGCCACGATCGCCGCCGGGCTGCTGCTCGGCGTGGTGTTCGTCCGGCGCCAGCTGACCCTGGGCGACCCGATGATCGACGTCCGGCTGTTCCGCAATCCGGCCTTCAGCGCCGCCGTCGGCACCAACGCCGCCGTCACGTTCGCGACCGCCGGCATGGGCGCCATCGCCGTCCAGTACGTGCAGCTGGTGCTCGGCATCCGGCCCTTCGCCGCCGCGCTGTGGATGCTGCCGACCGTCGGCGGCACCATGGTCGGCATCGCGGTGGCAAACCTGGTGGTGCGCCGGGTCTCGCAGGGCATCGTCGTCGGCGCCGGTGCCGCGGTGGCCGCGCTGGGCTTCGTGCTGGTGGCCATGACGGTCGAGGTCGACTCCCACGTCGGGGTCGTCATCGCCTGCTACACCGTCCTCGTGGCCGGCGTCGGAATGGCGGCCAGCCTGGTCATCGACCTCATCGTCGGGTCGGCGCCGCCCGAGCGCTCCGGCTCCGCCGCGGCGACGTCGGAGACCGCGGGCGAGCTGGGCGCCGCGACCGGCATCGCGGTCCTCGGCAGCGTCGCGGTGGCGGTGTACGGCGACGAGCTGCGCGGCGGCTTGCCCGACGGCGTCTCCGGGCCCGCCGCCGACGCCGCCACCGGCAGCCTGGGCGCTGCGGCGGCCGTCGCGGAGCAGCTGCCCGCCGCAGCCGCGGAACCGCTGATGGCCGCCGCCCGCCTGGCCTTCACCCAGGGCTTCACCATGACGGCGGCCGTGGGCGCCGTCGTCGTCGGCGTGACGGCGCTGCTGGCCGTGGTGCTGCTGCGGCGGGTGCGTCCGGGCGCCGCGGCCGTCGTCGAGCAGGCAGGCTGA